The bacterium DNA segment GATGAACAGCCACGACTTCACGACCCCCATCAAGCTTGCGTCGCTCGAAAAACTTGTCGATGTGCTGCCAGGCGATCTGAATGGCGTTCAGCTTTATGATTCGGGAACAACGGCTGTGGAATCAGCGCTCCGACTTGCCCGAGCAGCGACCGGCAAACAGGAATTCATCTCCTGCTATCGTGATTTCCACGGCAAATCAGGCCACTCTGTCAGCCTTGCCCGAATGAATTCAACAAACGGACCGGCACGTGCAAGCGGCTTTTATATGGTTCCCCGACCCGATCCTTATCGCCCTATTTTCATTAAATCCGACGGCTCAATCGATACCGACCGCTATCTAGAATTCTACGATGAGTTCATCACCGAAGCGACTACGGGGCAGATTGCGGCGTTTGTATTAGAGCCAATTCAAGGCTGGGCAGGCTCAGTCTTTCCGCCTGATGACTTTCTACCCAAGCTCTCAGAGTTCTGTAAAAAGCATGAAATGCTTCTCATCGCCGATGAAGTATTGACCGGCATGGGACGAACTGGCTCATGGCTTGCTTGCGAGCATTACGATGTCCTCCCTGATGTCGTCACCCTTGGCAAAGGACTAGGCAATGGCTTCCCAGTAACCGCGATGGTTGCCCGTGAGAAGTATAAGAATTCGGTCGACAAGATATCGGCCTCCACATCCTATGGTGGAAACCCAATGGCCTGCGCGGCGATGTTGGCGTCGATTGAAGTGATTGAAGAGGAAGGCATCCTGCAGCATGTTCAGGAGTTGGAAGTATTCTTCAAGATGCGTCTTGAAAAGATGAAAGCTGAGCACACGATTATAGGCGATGTAAGGGCTAAAGGATGCTTAATGGGCGTGGAATTGGTCAAAGACCGCGTTACCAAAGAACCCTTCGATGTCGCCGGCAAGATGGTCTATCAAAAGGCGTTCGCAAAAGGCTTGGCATGGATCCCCGCCGGCCATATTCTCAGAATGAGCCCGCCCTATATCATGGAAGAACCGATTGCCTCTAAGGCGATGGACATTATCGACGAAGCTATCGGCGAAACGGAAAGAGAGTTATGCTCATGATCGATAGCAGCAAGCTAAACCCGAGTTTTGTCTTTGATGAGATAGACGAAAAAGTCTGGCAGAAAGAGTTATCCAGCTTCGTGCCTGACCGAATTTTTGATTTTCACGGTCATATCAATCTGGCTGAACATGCGCAGATCAAAGAAGAAAACCGCACGAACCCATCCATGCCGTTCGTGGTCGAGGATTACCCAATTGAAGCTTTTGCCGATGTCGAAAAAACCTTGTGGCATGGCAGAGAAACCAAAGTGCTCCTCTTTGGCTCGATTGAGTCCCACGCCGATCTTGAACCGATGAACGCCTACGTCAGCAAGTCGGCTCATGAGAATGGCTGGGAAGCGCTAATGGTCCCGCCGATTAAAGACAGCGCCGATACTTTGCAAGCCAAAATCCATGGAGGCGGATTTATTGGCTTTAAACCGTATTGGACCTTCGTGACTTGGAAAGATCAGAATGACGTCACGCTAGAAGACATGATCACTCCTGCCATGCGCGAGGCGGCAAATAAAGAGGGGCTTTTGATCGAGACCCATATCCCACGGGCAGATCGGTTAGCCGATCCGGTCAATATGGAAGGCATCAAAAGGCTGTGTGCCGAATCGCCGAATGCAACAATTTTGCTCTCGCATTTCGGTCGATCCTACTTCCCCGATGCGATGGGGGATGGTCTGTCGTTGAATAACATCCCCAATTTAGTCATTGACCTCAGCATGATGCAGGACGCGGAAGTGCTTGAAGCTGTTTTCACAAATTTTGACCGCAAGAAGATTGTGTTTGGCCTCGATCTCCCCTTTGCCCAAGAAAAAGGCAAGCTAATCAGCATCAACGGTCAACGACACTTCTTCACCAAACGTCCCCATAAATGGAGTGCTCATGTTGCCCCCGACGGATACGAAGTACGTTGCACCCTGTTTGCCTATGAAATTGTGAGAGCCATTAAAAAGGCTGCAACCGCCGCCCATCTCAAAGATAATGAAGTCGAAGATATCTTCTGGAACAACGCCAACCGCCTTGTAGGCGAAGTCAAAAGCCGCAGATAAATTCGCAGGAGCAACAACATGAAAAGCGCTAAAGCTAAAGCAGGGATTATCCTAACATCACTTGAGTTGTACCGCCAGTGCATGCCTGAATTGGCTGGTAAGCTCGAGGAGTATTGGACAGGTGTGCTTCAAAACATCGTGGGAGATACGGCGGAACTGCACTTCACGGGGGTGTCTCACTCACCCGAGGAAGTCAGCGCTGCGGTGTCATCCTGCGAAGCGGCAAAGTGCGCATTATTGGTTGTTCTTCCTCTGACCTATGCCCCAAGCGGCAGCGCTCATACGGCGCTTGCAAATTCAAAACTTCCCCTGCTTCTGGTCAGCACAGCACGTGATGCCACATTGCCTTATGATATGGCAAGCGATCAAATCATGGCCAATCATGCCGTCCATGGTATTCAAGACCTAGCCAATGTTCTCCATCGTGTTGGGCGCACATTCGAAATCATCGCCGGTCATCACGATGACCCCAAATTCAGCATCAAGCTCTTAGACTCGATTAAAGCTGCTGCTGGGGCACAGGTATTGCGTCACGGGAGAATTGGCCGATTGGGCGAACCCTTTGAGGGCATGCTTGACTTTATGTTCAGCCCCGCATCGGTCTCCCAATCGCTAGGACTGGAAATCGTTACGTTGGAGCCAAGCGATCTCGCCACTCTTGCAGGAAGTATCCACACTAAAAGAACCGCCGCCTTTATTGATTGGGTAAGAAATGAATTCGAGGTTGACCCTAAGTTCACCGACGCCGATTTAGCCGATACCGCTAACTGGTCATTAGCCTTGGAAGGTTTAGCTGATGAAAATGGGCTGGATGCTATCGCCATGAACTTCAAGACCGTCAACGATTCAGGGGCGCCGACCCTTCCTTTCTTAGGCGCAAGCCGACTTATGGCCAGGGGGATTGGGTATGCGGGCGAAAGCGATGTGCTGACTGCTTCGTTAATGGCT contains these protein-coding regions:
- a CDS encoding aspartate aminotransferase family protein; translated protein: MKNWASIEPADYPKLVSDTIPGPLSQEMHAKAEEIMKGYSGQVKLFPVCFESGHGVTMKDVDGNEYIDFSSGIYVTGLGHCHPKISEAVAKAAHTLMNSHDFTTPIKLASLEKLVDVLPGDLNGVQLYDSGTTAVESALRLARAATGKQEFISCYRDFHGKSGHSVSLARMNSTNGPARASGFYMVPRPDPYRPIFIKSDGSIDTDRYLEFYDEFITEATTGQIAAFVLEPIQGWAGSVFPPDDFLPKLSEFCKKHEMLLIADEVLTGMGRTGSWLACEHYDVLPDVVTLGKGLGNGFPVTAMVAREKYKNSVDKISASTSYGGNPMACAAMLASIEVIEEEGILQHVQELEVFFKMRLEKMKAEHTIIGDVRAKGCLMGVELVKDRVTKEPFDVAGKMVYQKAFAKGLAWIPAGHILRMSPPYIMEEPIASKAMDIIDEAIGETERELCS
- a CDS encoding amidohydrolase family protein, with protein sequence MIDSSKLNPSFVFDEIDEKVWQKELSSFVPDRIFDFHGHINLAEHAQIKEENRTNPSMPFVVEDYPIEAFADVEKTLWHGRETKVLLFGSIESHADLEPMNAYVSKSAHENGWEALMVPPIKDSADTLQAKIHGGGFIGFKPYWTFVTWKDQNDVTLEDMITPAMREAANKEGLLIETHIPRADRLADPVNMEGIKRLCAESPNATILLSHFGRSYFPDAMGDGLSLNNIPNLVIDLSMMQDAEVLEAVFTNFDRKKIVFGLDLPFAQEKGKLISINGQRHFFTKRPHKWSAHVAPDGYEVRCTLFAYEIVRAIKKAATAAHLKDNEVEDIFWNNANRLVGEVKSRR